One window of the Triticum dicoccoides isolate Atlit2015 ecotype Zavitan chromosome 3B, WEW_v2.0, whole genome shotgun sequence genome contains the following:
- the LOC119276757 gene encoding uncharacterized protein LOC119276757 isoform X2, which produces MATGAACYYHPAAGRGSPSSLSPGLGSSQSKVFFISSGGRSSSRWWMRRRGGEGKASCGSINSSSRARARPALFSPAMEWQECSTEIEVDVPCSVAYQCYSERETIPQWMPFISTVKVLEDKPELSRWTLKYAILGRDVEFSWLARNMTPTKNQKIHWRSLEGLPNRLPCRKVSMKTKMSPEETHAVCAATTEYIWWVCL; this is translated from the exons ATGGCCACCGGAGCTGCCTGCTACTACCACCCCGCCGCGGGAAGGGGGAGCCCCTCCTCGCTATCTCCGGGCCTCGGGTCATCGCAGAGCAAGGTGTTCTTTATCAGCAGCGGCGGCCGCAGCAGCAGCCGGTGGTGgatgaggaggaggggaggggaggggaaggcGAGCTGTGGCAGCATCAATAGCAGCAGCAGGGCAAGGGCGAGGCCTGCCTTGTTCTCCCCTGCCATGGAGTGGCAGGAGTGCAG CACTGAGATTGAAGTTGATGTTCCATGTTCAGTGGCCTACCAGTGTTACTCCGAACGTGAGACTATTCCTCAATGGATGCCATTCATATCAACTGTCAAG GTCCTTGAAGATAAACCGGAACTTTCACGTTGGACTTTGAAGTATGCAATACTTGGTCGGGATGTAGAATTTTCTTGGCTTGCCCGAAACATGACT CCAACTAAAAATCAGAAGATTCATTGGCGATCGCTTGAAGGTCTTCCTAACAG GCTACCATGTAGAAAGGTGTCAATGAAGACGAAAATGAGCCCAGAGGAAACACATGCAGTTTGTGCAGCTACTACAGAGTATATTTGGTGGGTTTGCTTATAA
- the LOC119276757 gene encoding uncharacterized protein LOC119276757 isoform X1: MATGAACYYHPAAGRGSPSSLSPGLGSSQSKVFFISSGGRSSSRWWMRRRGGEGKASCGSINSSSRARARPALFSPAMEWQECSTEIEVDVPCSVAYQCYSERETIPQWMPFISTVKVLEDKPELSRWTLKYAILGRDVEFSWLARNMTPTKNQKIHWRSLEGLPNRGAVRFFPKSSSSCRVQLTVAYEVPEILTPVASALKPFLEGLLFNGLERFVAFAKERYSKSLQS; this comes from the exons ATGGCCACCGGAGCTGCCTGCTACTACCACCCCGCCGCGGGAAGGGGGAGCCCCTCCTCGCTATCTCCGGGCCTCGGGTCATCGCAGAGCAAGGTGTTCTTTATCAGCAGCGGCGGCCGCAGCAGCAGCCGGTGGTGgatgaggaggaggggaggggaggggaaggcGAGCTGTGGCAGCATCAATAGCAGCAGCAGGGCAAGGGCGAGGCCTGCCTTGTTCTCCCCTGCCATGGAGTGGCAGGAGTGCAG CACTGAGATTGAAGTTGATGTTCCATGTTCAGTGGCCTACCAGTGTTACTCCGAACGTGAGACTATTCCTCAATGGATGCCATTCATATCAACTGTCAAG GTCCTTGAAGATAAACCGGAACTTTCACGTTGGACTTTGAAGTATGCAATACTTGGTCGGGATGTAGAATTTTCTTGGCTTGCCCGAAACATGACT CCAACTAAAAATCAGAAGATTCATTGGCGATCGCTTGAAGGTCTTCCTAACAG GGGCGCTGTCCGATTCTTCCCTAAGAGTTCATCTTCTTGTAGAGTACAA CTAACAGTGGCCTATGAAGTTCCTGAAATTCTGACCCCGGTTGCATCA GCCCTGAAACCATTTCTGGAAGGTTTACTTTTCAATGGGCTAGAACGATTTGTGGCGTTCGCGAAGGAGCGCTATAGCAAGTCCCTCCAGTCTTGA